In the Topomyia yanbarensis strain Yona2022 chromosome 3, ASM3024719v1, whole genome shotgun sequence genome, one interval contains:
- the LOC131692319 gene encoding carboxypeptidase B1-like → MFWFTIFLFNSVDSISTIDFACERETLYSVVPKSDAHVRFLRELNLKNETLDFWLLTTLIEHEVHIKVPAEQDLRFQTELLAQGLKPVVKSSRLSSCINSVLQKRATKYVPVESLDFTRRYLSYNDIDRYIDYIGRKYSQIVTVSTIGSSFEKRPLRTVTITRDKSNKKAILIDAGIHAREWLAPTSALYVISQLVQHGDANGDLLNNLTWIILPLVNPDGYEYSLTRDRYWRKNRHPFRRCVGTDGNRNFDYHWGEQGASRNECRPTYSGPKPFSEPESRAVRNLMLSNNQTVKFYLTLHSYGRYLLYPWGYRKGLPKTWRYMDAVARAGSDAMKLSHNVKYTVGGAGKILYEASGGSDDYALAVARIPISIIMELPADERGFHPAEEMIRSLVEEAFSGIRAMALKMMQLNL, encoded by the exons ATGTTTTGGTTTACAATTTTTCTGTTCAATTCTGTCGATAGCATCAGTACAATAGATTTTGCATGCGAACG CGAAACTCTCTACAGTGTTGTTCCAAAATCCGACGCACACGTGAGATTCTTGAGAGAACTGAATCTGAAGAATGAAACACTTGATTTTTGGTTGCTCACAACCTTGATTGAACATGAAGTTCATATTAAAGTACCAGCAGAACAAGATTTAAGATTCCAGACAGAATTGTTGGCTCAGGGTTTGAAGCCAGTCGTTAAAAGTTCGCGTTTAAGCTCATGTATAAACAGTGTCCTCCAAAAACGTGCCACTAAGTATGTACCAGTTGAATCGTTAGATTTCACCAGGCGCTATCTAAGCTACAACGATATAGATAGATACATCGATTACATTGGTCGGAAGTACTCCCAAATCGTCACTGTTAGCACCATTGGATCATCGTTTGAGAAGCGACCTCTGCGAACAGTCACCATTACGCGCGATAAATCAAACAAAAAAGCGATACTCATCGATGCCGGAATTCATGCTAGAGAATGGCTGGCTCCCACATCGGCTTTATATGTAATAAGCCAGCTTGTTCAGCATGGTGATGCGAACGGTGATCTTCTGAACAACCTAACGTGGATAATACTGCCACTCGTTAATCCGGACGGTTATGAATACTCTCTGACGCGAGACAGGTATTGGCGCAAAAATCGACACCCCTTCAGGCGATGCGTTGGAACGGACGGCAATCGTAATTTTGATTATCATTGGGGAGAACAGGGAGCATCACGGAATGAATGCCGTCCAACGTATTCGGGTccgaagccattttccgaaccGGAATCGCGAGCCGTACGTAATCTGATGTTATCAAATAATCAAACAGTTAAATTCTACCTCACACTTCACTCGTACGGACGGTATCTCCTGTACCCCTGGGGATATCGGAAAGGTCTTCCCAAAACGTGGCGATACATGGACGCGGTGGCTCGTGCCGGATCAGATGCTATGAAACTTTCTCACAACGTGAAGTACACAGTGGGTGGAGCGGGAAAAATCCTGTACGAAGCATCCGGTGGTAGCGATGATTATGCACTGGCGGTTGCGCGAATACCGATTTCCATTATCATGGAACTTCCCGCCGATGAGAGAGGATTTCATCCTGCTGAGGAAATGATTAGATCGCTTGTCGAGGAAGCATTTAGTGGTATAAGAGCGATGGCACTCAAGATGATGCAACTGAATTTATGA
- the LOC131690782 gene encoding carboxypeptidase B-like, which translates to MSNLFGTLLFCCSLVAVAISAVQLSYEDYKVYHVQPTTRAQLELLEEINEFNQEIDFWSVPNLDHESSVMVGPDTDESFVALLKLNNITHRLLNNDVQQLINEERANQHAKLRTRRDASGGKKATEFHHFWTLKEIYEYLDQLAVTYPDLVRVTSYGTTHEGRPIKVITISTKGDVSLLRPIVLIDGGIHAREWAGHMSVVYLIRQLVEHSAENMDLLENTDWVIMPVANPDGYVYTHTTNRLWRKNRAPVNTLCQGVDLNRNFPFRWAYYGGECSIGYAGATPASELETRAIMLLMAKYARATAVYLAVHTCGDYILYPYGYDYVVVPNADQLQELGEKAARAVVAIGGPTYQVGSAAFLLYPANGSDDFIYGSFGVNHTYTLELSCGADGGGFIVNSTEMQTIAREAFEMFKTFGVFAGEQAVTPLSSE; encoded by the exons ATGTCTAACTTGTTTGGAACATTGTTATTCTGTTGTTCGCTCGTAGCAGTCGCAATCAGCGCCGTCCAGCTGTCCTACGAAGA CTACAAAGTGTATCATGTTCAACCGACTACACGTGCCCAATTGGAACTACTGGAAGAAATCAACGAATTCAACcaggaaattgatttttggagtGTGCCTAACCTTGACCATGAATCATCGGTGATGGTTGGCCCAGACACCGATGAGTCCTTCGTAGCGCTCTTGAAGCTAAACAATATTACGCACCGACTGTTGAATAATGATGTTCAGCAATTGATCAATGAGGAACGTGCAAATCAGCACGCGAAATTGCGTACGCGACGTGATGCGAGCGGTGGCAAAAAAGCAACAGAGTTCCATCACTTTTGGACTCTCAAAGAGATCTACGAGTACTTGGATCAACTGGCGGTGACGTACCCGGATCTGGTGCGGGTGACAAGTTATGGTACAACTCATGAAGGTCGCCCGATAAAGGTTATCACAATTTCGACGAAGGGCGACGTTAGTCTGCTGCGGCCAATTGTGTTGATCGACGGAGGAATACATGCCCGTGAGTGGGCGGGTCATATGTCGGTGGTTTACTTGATTCGTCAGTTGGTGGAACATTCGGCCGAAAATATGGATCTTTTGGAGAATACCGATTGGGTGATAATGCCAGTCGCTAACCCGGATGGGTATGTCTATACCCACACAACTAACCGATTGTGGCGCAAAAATAGAGCTCCTGTGAACACACTTTGCCAAGGTGTCGATTTGAATAGAAATTTTCCGTTTCGTTGGGCGTACTACGGTGGG GAATGCAGCATTGGATACGCAGGTGCTACGCCTGCCTCCGAGCTGGAAACGCGCGCTATTATGCTTCTAATGGCAAAGTATGCTAGAGCTACTGCTGTTTACCTGGCAGTGCACACATGTGGAGATTACATACTCTATCCGTACGGATATGACTACGTGGTAGTACCGAATGCTGACCAGCTGCAAGAACTTGGTGAGAAAGCAGCACGTGCCGTGGTAGCGATCGGTGGACCCACGTATCAAGTAGGAAGCGCGGCGTTTTTGCTCTACCCCGCTAACGGTAGTGACGATTTTATATACGGAAGTTTCGGGGTGAACCACACATATACGCTAGAACTGTCCTGCGGTGCAGATGGTGGTGGGTTCATAGTCAATTCAACCGAGATGCAGACGATTGCGAGGGAAGCGTTCGAAATGTTTAAAACATTTGGAGTGTTTGCCGGTGAGCAGGCTGTTACTCCGTTATCAAGCGAATAG
- the LOC131690783 gene encoding carboxypeptidase B-like translates to MKLWLPLLGCALLSLAIAKRVSYTEFQLYVVHPETRDQLEKLHELAQNVDYDFWDAPRLNRDVRVMVSHYDEAKFEQVLDRHDITYDPVVGNVQQILDKERATNAEFYKRAKRDSNSRSTIDFDHYWTLDEIYDYIEEMASASPMVTVFDIGTTREGRPIKAVTVSSNGEVSLERPVLFMDSGIHAREWVGVMSVMYMFHEFVEHSELYTEQLSNTDYVIIPVLNPDGYVYTHEVNRLWRKNRVQNNLLCAGVDLNRNYPFSWAFTSNACTNTFAGTEPASEPETKAMIGLMDRYKSAMTTYIAVHTSGEMILWPWGYDFIHCDNWEEHDVLGKKARDAIIAAGGNEWEVGNSADVLYKASGATDDYAYHTGARLAYTIELSGGGQNGFDLPVAQLEKAIREAFEIYKTFGANAGTLPLPTPSA, encoded by the exons ATGAAACTTTGGCTACCATTACTTGGTTGTGCGCTACTGTCCTTAGCTATAGCAAAGAGAGTCTCTTACACAGA GTTTCAATTGTACGTGGTTCACCCGGAAACTCGTGACCAGTTGGAGAAACTACACGAATTGGCACAGAATGTGGATTACGATTTCTGGGACGCTCCAAGACTGAACCGTGATGTACGAGTGATGGTCAGTCATTACGATGAAGCCAAATTCGAACAGGTTTTGGACCGACATGACATCACTTATGATCCCGTCGTGGGCAATGTTCAACA GATCCTTGATAAAGAACGGGCCACCAATGCTGAGTTCTACAAAAGAGCGAAACGTGATTCCAACTCCAGGTCTACCATCGACTTCGATCATTACTGGACCTTGGATGAAATCTACGATTATATCGAAGAAATGGCTTCTGCTAGCCCCATGGTAACAGTGTTTGACATTGGAACAACCCGTGAAGGACGACCAATTAAAGCGGTGACCGTTTCTTCCAACGGAGAAGTTTCTTTGGAACGGCCTGTTTTGTTCATGGATTCGGGTATCCATGCACG TGAATGGGTCGGAGTTATGTCGGTGATGTACATGTTTCACGAGTTCGTTGAACACTCGGAATTGTATACGGAACAGCTTTCCAATACGGATTATGTTATAATTCCCGTACTAAACCCCGATGGCTACGTGTATACACACGAGGTGAATCGTCTATGGAGAAAGAACCGCGTACAGAACAATCTGCTATGTGCGGGAGTTGATTTGAATCGTAATTATCCGTTCTCCTGGGCCTTCACGAGTAATGCTTGTACGAACACCTTCGCGGGAACTGAACCCGCCTCGGAGCCAGAAACAAAAGCCATGATAGGTTTAATGGACCGGTACAAGTCAGCCATGACGACTTACATTGCTGTGCACACGAGTGGAGAGATGATCTTGTGGCCATGGGGCTACGACTTCATACATTGCGATAACTGGGAGGAGCATGACGTGTTGGGTAAAAAGGCGCGTGACGCCATTATAGCCGCTGGAGGAAACGAATGGGAAGTTGGAAATTCAGCTGATGTGCTGTACAAAGCTTCCGGAGCTACCGATGATTATGCGTATCACACTGGGGCACGGTTGGCGTACACTATTGAGCTGTCGGGGGGAGGACAGAATGGATTTGATCTACCCGTCGCTCAGCTGGAAAAAGCCATCCGAGAAGCTTTCGAGATTTATAAGACTTTCGGAGCAAACGCTGGAACACTTCCATTGCCAACGCCGTCTGCATGA
- the LOC131692647 gene encoding carboxypeptidase B-like: MKCLAAFVLLVLAAVVSAEQVSYRNYKVYATQTTSREQQSQLKRWEDLEGVDFWDRAGKRVMVHPRLQQKFELFLKAHNISNQLIIQDVDATIEAERKYDREYRQSRIGSGRHTISFDHFWTLDEIYAYLDELAVDYPSLVTVEIVGQTHEGRDIKAITISTSNGQVSGTKPVIFIDGGIHAREWAAIMSVVYLIHELAEHSDQYADMLINEWVIVPAANPDGYEFSRTSNRMWRKNRFPPTILCTGVDLNRNWNYQWASSSNACSDTFPGSAAHSERETQALVGLMNRYSANLKLYLAVHTYGNLILYPFGYAWPSVPVSNAADHIAMGAKAAAAVSAVGGPSYTVGNSADVLYTASGASDDYAAGAAGFTYSFTLELTGGGNQGFDLPASQIAAVAGQTFEIFRSMANDI; the protein is encoded by the exons ATGAAGTGTCTAGCAGCGTTCGTACTGCTTGTCTTAGCCGCTGTGGTTTCAGCTGAACAGGTGTCATACCGGAA TTACAAAGTGTACGCAACACAGACCACCTCTCGCGAGCAACAATCACAACTGAAACGATGGGAAGACCTGGAGGGTGTTGATTTCTGGGACCGTGCTGGTAAACGTGTCATGGTTCATCCCCGATTGCAGCAAAAATTCGAACTGTTTCTGAAGGCTCACAACATTTCGAACCAGCTCATCATTCAGGATGTTGATGC AACCATTGAAGCAGAGCGCAAATACGATCGCGAATATCGGCAGAGTCGTATCGGCTCAGGACGCCACACAATCAGCTTCGATCACTTTTGGACTCTTGACGAGATTTACGCCTACTTGGATGAACTCGCTGTAGACTACCCAAGTTTAGTTACAGTGGAAATTGTGGGTCAAACTCACGAGGGTCGAGACATTAAAGCAATTACTATCTCAACATCTAATGGACAGGTCAGTGGCACAAAACCAGTGATTTTCATCGACGGAGGAATCCATGCTCG TGAATGGGCAGCGATTATGTCTGTAGTATATTTGATCCATGAGTTGGCTGAACACAGTGACCAGTATGCTGACATGTTGATTAATGAATGGGTCATCGTGCCGGCAGCCAACCCGGATGGGTATGAGTTCTCACGTACATCGAATCGAATGTGGCGAAAGAATCGCTTCCCTCCTACCATTTTGTGCACTGGCGTTGATCTAAATCGGAATTGGAACTACCAGTGGGCATCTAGTAGTAAT GCCTGCTCCGACACTTTCCCAGGATCTGCAGCTCATTCGGAACGTGAAACACAAGCTCTGGTTGGACTGATGAACCGCTATTCAGCTAATCTCAAACTGTACTTAGCTGTTCACACCTATGGAAACCTGATTCTATATCCGTTCGGATATGCTTGGCCCTCCGTACCAGTTTCGAATGCTGCGGATCACATTGCCATGGGAGCAAAAGCCGCTGCTGCAGTGTCGGCTGTCGGTGGTCCTTCTTACACCGTAGGAAACAGCGCTGATGTTCTGTACACTGCTAGTGGTGCGAGCGATGACTACGCAGCAGGTGCTGCCGGATTCACTTACTCCTTCACGCTGGAACTGACTGGTGGTGGAAATCAAGGCTTCGACTTGCCCGCTTCCCAAATCGCTGCAGTTGCCGGTCAAACTTTTGAGATATTCCGATCAATGGCTAATGATATTTAA